A single window of Rhodamnia argentea isolate NSW1041297 chromosome 5, ASM2092103v1, whole genome shotgun sequence DNA harbors:
- the LOC115732055 gene encoding uncharacterized protein LOC115732055, protein MKERLSASRRNGSVRGEILCARNILEFHLLWNTTDFWWEYDWVEYSEQQILRNQISVDSLVCFWNLWKEKIVRIIKCVGCAEMLGEKESRCYWEFCLNYFGVLEQQDNLQGTYHLLNADADWVRNIDNRFLQRNGQLVALELQQLVSAVQKYWHSELTSVGMKLLAKLDALYDFSVESSLSNFWQSRCLALLHDVAKKFLGELNCLNDSSRFGRALQDFIEKSSRRYFSHVFPLDWRTSSTQNMISLRGSEASRHLLREIMNMRISKTHFSHGNMGKLATLFFGSGMLDNESYGRIAQSFEGSTSWKAFMECVCQDVQSDLPQASDDSKPVEFSLAWNLYGALADTYRANWRIERDYITPICFLYLLERLLILLSCSKGKFYATKSSLVEWLICHEGLAKPSFTFNLGNCLEPIIGFVTSTIQQLLCDKGETIEWIRRSNLNVTMYYPLLVLKLVLLVCLLHLNFGIDPHFLVDLLEKSWISEQLPPEFRRILLRRWRLNFQKNSMGILAEAFEKVDDPLVITNSAADCSSCPHAIILDVKSNRCKEEIMKVLFPKDGSAVSSCKSRNLTEFSKDSSSSSNSAAPVVHLDGANTSSLPEQETGIAKEEEKSEAVEAQKTSDVKKDEQASSSSFSHTGVVGNRNKNKGNCKSNGKQNKKGRGKKK, encoded by the coding sequence ATGAAAGAACGTTTGAGTGCTTCCAGGAGAAATGGAAGTGTCAGAGGTGAAATACTATGTGCTCGAAATATTCTGGAATTCCATCTCCTTTGGAATACCACAGATTTTTGGTGGGAATATGATTGGGTGGAGTATTCTGAACAACAGATCTTGAGGAATCAGATTTCTGTTGACTCATTGGTCTGCTTTTGGAATCTTTGGAAGGAGAAGATTGTTAGAATTATAAAGTGTGTAGGATGTGCGGAGATGCTGGGGGAAAAGGAAAGTAGGTGCTATTGGGAGTTCTGCTTGAATTATTTTGGTGTGCTGGAGCAACAGGACAACCTGCAAGGAACTTATCACCTTCTGAACGCAGATGCTGATTGGGTCAGAAACATAGATAACAGATTCCTCCAACGAAATGGACAGTTGGTTGCATTGGAGCTTCAACAATTAGTCTCTGCAGTTCAAAAGTATTGGCATTCTGAGCTTACTTCTGTTGGTATGAAGCTCCTGGCCAAACTGGATGCCCTTTACGATTTTTCGGTGGAGAGTTCTCTGTCGAACTTCTGGCAAAGCAGATGTCTTGCTCTCTTACATGACGTTGCAAAAAAGTTCCTTGGAGAACTGAATTGTCTGAATGACTCCTCCAGGTTTGGTAGGGCACTGCAGGATTTCATTGAAAAATCCAGTAGGAGGTACTTTAGTCACGTATTTCCTCTTGACTGGCGAACCTCATCAACACAGAATATGATATCTCTGAGAGGAAGTGAGGCTTCTCGTCATTTATTGAGAGAAATAATGAACATGAGAATTTCGAAGACGCATTTTTCACATGGGAATATGGGTAAGCTTGCCACTTTATTTTTTGGGTCTGGCATGCTCGACAATGAATCGTACGGAAGAATTGCGCAGTCTTTTGAGGGAAGTACGTCATGGAAGGCATTCATGGAATGCGTTTGCCAGGATGTACAATCAGACCTTCCTCAGGCCAGCGATGATAGTAAGCCCGTGGAGTTCTCTTTGGCTTGGAACCTTTATGGAGCTTTGGCAGATACTTACAGGGCCAATTGGAGGATTGAAAGAGACTACATTACTCCGATTTGCTTCTTGTATCTCTTGGAACGACTTTTGATTCTGTTATCTTGCTCCAAAGGGAAGTTTTATGCAACCAAGTCTTCTCTAGTTGAATGGCTTATCTGCCATGAGGGTTTAGCAAAGCCTAGCTTTACTTTCAACCTGGGAAATTGCTTGGAGCCCATCATTGGGTTTGTTACTAGTACTATTCAGCAGCTTCTTTGCGACAAAGGGGAAACCATAGAATGGATCAGAAGATCGAACCTAAACGTGACTATGTACTACCCGCTATTGGTCTTGAAGTTGGTTCTGTTGGTTTGTTTGCTTCACTTAAATTTTGGCATCGATCCACATTTTCTCGTTGATTTGCTGGAGAAGAGTTGGATTTCTGAGCAATTACCTCCAGAGTTCCGTCGAATTCTTTTACGTCGCTGGAGGCTTAACTTTCAGAAGAATTCAATGGGTATTCTCGCTGAAGCATTTGAAAAAGTTGATGATCCCCTCGTAATCACCAATTCTGCTGCAGATTGTTCATCATGTCCTCATGCCATCATTTTAGATGTGAAGTCGAACAGATGCAAGGAAGAGATCATGAAGGTTTTATTCCCCAAAGATGGAAGCGCTGTGAGCTCTTGCAAGTCGCGCAATCTGACTGAATTTTCCAAGgattcctcttcatcttccaacAGTGCAGCACCAGTTGTGCATTTGGATGGTGCAAACACGTCGTCGTTGCCGGAACAAGAAACGGGCATAgcgaaagaggaagagaagagcgAAGCTGTGGAAGCTCAAAAAACCAGTGATGTGAAGAAGGATGAGCAggcttcatcatcttctttttcccataCCGGTGTCGTCGGAAACAGGAACAAGAACAAGGGCAATTGCAAGTCCAACGGTAAGCAaaacaagaaaggaagaggCAAGAAGAAATGA